The Psychrobacter sp. P11G3 genomic interval AACAAACTACAAGGTGAGAGCGATCCACTCGAAAAAGTCGCCGATATTATTTATAAAGAAGCGGTTATCATCTGTTTTGACGAGTTTTTTGTTTCTAATGTTTCTGATGCCATGATATTGGGCGATTTGTTCACTATGCTGTTCAATCGCGGTATAACTTTGGTTGCTACCTCAAACATTGAGCCAGCTGGATTGTATAAAGATGGCTTACATCGTGACCGTTTTATGCCTGCCATTGCGGAAGTTGAGCGTCATACGACGGTAATGAATATCGACTCTGGGATTGATTATCGTCTGCGCGTATTGCAGCAAGCTGAGCTATACGAAGCGCCGCTTACTAAGGCGAACTATCATTGGTTAGCCAACCGTTTTGCGAGCTTGTCGAATAATCAGAAAATCAGTAAAGAGCCCATTACTATCAATGGACGAGAAGTAAAAATCAACGCTTGTACCGAAGATATCTTATTCTGTGACTTCCGTCATCTCTGTATGGCGCCGCGATCAGCCGCCGATTTTATTGAGCTTGCCAAACGATTTAGCACCGTTTTAGTTGACTCTGTACCAGCATTAGATGACGACTTGCGTGATCCAACGCGCCGTTTTATTTATCTCGTCGATGAATTTTATGATCGCCGTGTAAAACTATTGGTACGGGCAGAGCAGCCGATTCTAGACTTGTACCAAGGAGAGAAGTTGGCGTTTGAGATTGAGCGTACTCGCTCACGTCTGCTTGAGATGCAGTCAGAGGACTATCTACGCATGGACCACCGAGTCGAAGATGTTGCATAGTTTATTGCTTAGTTGAGACTGCCTATGTGTAGCTCTCAACTGCTCTATAGCGGTTAAAAAATAAGAAAATGATATTATAAATAATAAGTAGTGATAGATAATAATAAATAAGGATAAAACAATGACTACAACTGACAATGCTAATAATGAAAGCCAAGAGGTAGAAGACAAAAAACTGTCTGTGAAGAACGTAGCAGCGAATGATATCTTATCTACCAGTGACGAGCTGATAGGTTGGATCAATTCAAGACGCAGCATGGGCAATCTAGATGAGCCAGCACCGACGCGTGCGCAGATTGAGTCTGCCATTGAATGTGCGGCAACTGCGCCAGATCATAAGAAATTGCGTCCGTGGCGGTTTATCGTGACGCAAGGTGAGGCGCGCCATGAATTGGGCCGTGCCTTGCTCGAAGCTGCCCAAGCAAAAGCGCTACAAGATGGCGAAGAGTTGTCTGAGAAAACAATCATTAAGACTCAAAATATGCCATTGCGAGCGCCGTTGATCATAACGGCTGTAACTCAAATGCAAGAACACAAAAAAGTGCCACCTTTTGAGCAGATGCTAAGTGCGGGCGCTGCTGTACAAAATCTAATCTTGGCATTAAAAGCTCAAGGATTTAGTACCGTTTGGCGCACTGGGCTGCTATGTAATGAGCCTGCGGTAAAAGCGTATTTCGGCGTAGGCGCAGATGATTATGTGACCGCTTTTGTTTATACTGGCACAAGTCCCAAGGATGAATCCAAACGCAAACCTATTGATATCGAACCGCTAGTTCGCTTCGAGTCGTAATGTAGCTCAGTACTGTCTATTTATAAGATTATAATTGCACAAAGTTGTAATTCAAAGATAATAAGGCCAGTAGCTGAGCCCGATAGATTCTATTGATAATACGTCAGTCAACACGGATAAAAGAACATGACAAGCCCTAACAATAGTAATAAAAACAACACCAGTGCTAATAATGAGACGGATAAAGAGTCGTCTGAAAAGCAGAACGGTATGCTTGCAGGTATTCTTGAGCGAGCAACCAAGTCAGGTCTCGGCCGTAAAAAGTCAAATCCTAGCCCTGTTGAATCAGCTGTGGCAAAGGATATGGCCGACATTCATAGCAATCCAACCAAGCTGCGTTTGGCGTTTTTAGGTGGTGGTAGCTTCGGTACGGCAATGGCAAATTTAGCCGCACGTAATGGCTGTGATACCACGCTGTGGGTACGTAATAAGCGTACCGTAAAAGCGATGGCGAAAACACAGACCAATAAAAAGTATCTACCGGGCTATAAGCTTGATGACCGACTGAAATACAGCCATGATTTGGCGGCAAGCGTCAAAGATAAAGACATTATTTTTATCGCTGTGCCAGGTTTGGCCTTTCGTGAAACGCTAAAAAACATCGCACCTTTTATCAGTGGTCAGTCCATTGTATCGTTGACCAAAGGTATGGAAAAAGACACCTTTGCTATGATGAGCGATATCATCAAAGAAGTGCTGCCAGAAGTGAACTTTGGCGTCATGTCAGGGCCGAACCTTGCTATCGAAATCATGAAAAATATGCCGTCTGCCACGGTTATCGCAAGTGAATCGGAACCGTTACGTCATGCCGTGCAAGCAGCGTTACATAGTGCTTTCTTTAGAGTATTTGCTAGTGATGATATACGCGGCGTCGAGCTTGGCGGCGCGCTAAAAAACATCTACGCAATTGCCATGGGTATGGCGGCAGCTTATGAAGTAGGTGAGAATACGAAGGCGATGATTCTTACTCGTGCTTTGGCAGAAATGAGTCGTTTTGGTGTTGAAGAAGGCGCCAATCCTCTCACTTTCTTGGGCTTATCTGGCGTAGGCGATTTATATGCTACTTGTAGCTCAGAGCTAAGTCGTAACTATCGTATCGGTAATATGCTCGGTCGTGGTATGAGCATTGATGCCGCGGTCAAAAAGCTTGGCCAAACTGCTGAAGGGGTAAATACCATTCAGCAAGTACATGAAAAGGCGACCAAAGCGGGTATCTATATGCCAATTACCCATGCGCTCTATGCGGTCATTTATGAGGACAAGGCTGCTTTAGGTGTTGCGCTACATCTAATGGAAGCTGGGTTCCGTAGCGATGTTGAGTTTGTCATGGCGCATGATCATAGCAATGCTGCGCTTACGGCTCATATGAAAACCTCTGGTAGCAATAGCAATAGCAAAAGCAA includes:
- the zapE gene encoding cell division protein ZapE; the protein is MSLSPLQRYEKAVSTDEFTRDEQQFQAMSYLDEIYHQLINSAPQKKGFFGFLKSKPVAPTGLYMWGGVGRGKTWMMDMFYDSLTIERKMRLHFHHFMQRVHRELNKLQGESDPLEKVADIIYKEAVIICFDEFFVSNVSDAMILGDLFTMLFNRGITLVATSNIEPAGLYKDGLHRDRFMPAIAEVERHTTVMNIDSGIDYRLRVLQQAELYEAPLTKANYHWLANRFASLSNNQKISKEPITINGREVKINACTEDILFCDFRHLCMAPRSAADFIELAKRFSTVLVDSVPALDDDLRDPTRRFIYLVDEFYDRRVKLLVRAEQPILDLYQGEKLAFEIERTRSRLLEMQSEDYLRMDHRVEDVA
- a CDS encoding nitroreductase translates to MTTTDNANNESQEVEDKKLSVKNVAANDILSTSDELIGWINSRRSMGNLDEPAPTRAQIESAIECAATAPDHKKLRPWRFIVTQGEARHELGRALLEAAQAKALQDGEELSEKTIIKTQNMPLRAPLIITAVTQMQEHKKVPPFEQMLSAGAAVQNLILALKAQGFSTVWRTGLLCNEPAVKAYFGVGADDYVTAFVYTGTSPKDESKRKPIDIEPLVRFES
- a CDS encoding NAD(P)H-dependent glycerol-3-phosphate dehydrogenase — encoded protein: MTSPNNSNKNNTSANNETDKESSEKQNGMLAGILERATKSGLGRKKSNPSPVESAVAKDMADIHSNPTKLRLAFLGGGSFGTAMANLAARNGCDTTLWVRNKRTVKAMAKTQTNKKYLPGYKLDDRLKYSHDLAASVKDKDIIFIAVPGLAFRETLKNIAPFISGQSIVSLTKGMEKDTFAMMSDIIKEVLPEVNFGVMSGPNLAIEIMKNMPSATVIASESEPLRHAVQAALHSAFFRVFASDDIRGVELGGALKNIYAIAMGMAAAYEVGENTKAMILTRALAEMSRFGVEEGANPLTFLGLSGVGDLYATCSSELSRNYRIGNMLGRGMSIDAAVKKLGQTAEGVNTIQQVHEKATKAGIYMPITHALYAVIYEDKAALGVALHLMEAGFRSDVEFVMAHDHSNAALTAHMKTSGSNSNSKSKDGDADK